Proteins from a genomic interval of Zonotrichia leucophrys gambelii isolate GWCS_2022_RI chromosome 5, RI_Zleu_2.0, whole genome shotgun sequence:
- the DHCR7 gene encoding 7-dehydrocholesterol reductase: MAAHQEKKLAEERKHQNMQNDIKTSQGQWGRAWEVDWFSLASILFLLMFAPLIVYYFIMSCDQYQCSLTDPLLDLLTGNKHLSDIWNRTPMLTYRAAAIYSLWVTFQVFLYVSIPDFCHKFLPGYVGGVQEGAVTPAGAVNKYEINGLQAWIISHVLWFANAYCFHFFSPTIIFDNWIPLLWCANILGYAVSTFAIIKGYFFPTNAKDCKITGNFFYDYMMGIEFNPRIGKWFDFKLFFNGRPGIVAWTLINLSFAAKQQELHGEVTNSMILVNVLQGIYVLDFFWNEAWYLKTIDICHDHFGWYLGWGDCVWLPYLYTLQGLYLVYHPVQLRTDYAMGVLMLGLLGYYIFRMTNHQKDLFRRTNGNCRIWGKKPEYIECSYMSVDGTKYYSKLMTSGFWGWARHFNYTGDLMGSLAYCLACGFEHLLPYFYIIYMTILLTHRCIRDEHRCSSKYGKDWKCYTAVVRYRLLPGVF; this comes from the exons ATGGCAGCCCATCAGGAGAAAAAACTtgctgaagaaagaaaacaccaaaacatgCAAAATGATATTAAAACATCTCAAGGCCAGTGGGGGAGAGCATG GGAGGTGGACTGGTTTTCCTTGGCAAGCATCCTTTTCCTGCTGATGTTTGCACCGCTGATTGTATATTACTTCATCATGTCCTGTGACCAGTACCAGTGCTCTCTGACTGATCCACTCCTGGACTTGCTGACTGGGAATAAGCATCTGTCTGACATTTGGAACAGGACTCCCATGCTGACCTACAGGGCTGCTGCCATTTATTCCCTTTGGGTCACTTTCCAG GTGTTTTTGTATGTGTCCATTCCTGATTTCTGCCATAAATTTCTGCCTGGATATGTGGGAGGTGTACAAGAAGGTGCTGTCACCCCTGCTG GTGCTgtgaataaatatgaaataaatggaCTTCAGGCGTGGATCATTAGCCATGTGCTTTGGTTTGCAAATGCTTATTGCTTCCACTTCTTCTCACCTACCATCATTTTTGACAACTGGATTCCTCTCCTGTGGTGTGCCAATATCTTGGGATATGCAGTGTCCACCTTTGCAATAATCAAAGGCTACTTTTTCCCTACTAATGCAAAAGactg caaaatCACTGGCAACTTCTTTTATGACTACATGATGGGGATTGAATTTAACCCTCGAATAGGGAAGTGGTTTGATTTCAAGCTGTTCTTCAATGGGCGCCCTGGGATTGTGGCCTGGACTCTTATCAACCTCTCCTTTGCTGCCAAACAACAGGAGCTGCATGGTGAAGTGACAAACTCCATGATCCTTGTCAATGTCCTCCAG GGTATTTATGTTCTGGACTTCTTTTGGAATGAAGCCTGGTACTTGAAAACCATTGATATCTGCCATGACCATTTTGGATGGTATTTGGGCTGGGGAGACTGTGTTTGGTTGCCTTACCTCTATACTTTGCAG GGTCTGTACTTGGTTTACCATCCCGTCCAGCTACGCACAGATTATGCCATGGGGGTCTTGATGTTGGGTTTGCTGGGTTATTACATCTTCAGAATGACCAACCACCAGAAGGACCTGTTCCGTCGCACCAATGGCAACTGCAGGATCTGGGGGAAGAAGCCAGAGTACATTGAATGCTCCTACATGTCTGTGGATGGCACCAAGTACTACAGCAAGCTGATGACCTCGGGATTCTGGGGCTGGGCACGTCATTTCAACTACACAGGAGACCTGATGGGCTCGCTAGCCTATTGCCTGGCTTGTGGCTTTGAGCACCTGCTGCCTTACTTCTACATCATTTACATGACCATCCTGCTCACCCACCGCTGCATCAGGGACGAGCACCGCTGTAGCAGCAAGTATGGGAAGGACTGGAAGTGCTACACTGCTGTAGTGCGCTACCGGCTCCTACCCGGGGTGTTTTAA